In one window of Halococcus salifodinae DSM 8989 DNA:
- the ribB gene encoding 3,4-dihydroxy-2-butanone-4-phosphate synthase has product MTSRTTEHAAEVGEAAESNESSESADPAERTIAAFARGDPVLVHDAADREGETDLIYPAGAVTPDAVARLRNDAGGLVCVALSDGVASAFDLPFTREIVDHPAADGDALAYGDRSSFSLTANHRDTYTGITDDDRALTITALGRAAAAPDDTDFAATFRVPGHVHLLRGAPDLLAGRRGHTELALALAAAADRAPAAVVCEMLDDAGGALAPTDAQTYAEEHDLVYVEGSALVDRLG; this is encoded by the coding sequence GTGACCTCGCGGACGACCGAACATGCTGCCGAAGTGGGTGAGGCGGCCGAATCCAACGAATCCAGCGAATCCGCGGACCCAGCGGAACGCACGATCGCGGCGTTCGCGCGCGGCGACCCCGTCCTCGTCCACGACGCTGCCGACCGCGAGGGCGAGACCGACCTGATCTACCCCGCCGGCGCGGTCACGCCCGACGCGGTCGCCCGACTCCGGAACGACGCCGGCGGCCTCGTCTGCGTCGCGCTCTCCGATGGCGTGGCGAGCGCGTTCGACCTCCCGTTCACGCGGGAGATCGTCGATCATCCAGCGGCCGACGGCGACGCGCTGGCCTACGGTGATCGGTCATCCTTCTCGCTCACGGCGAACCACCGTGACACCTACACGGGGATCACCGACGACGACCGGGCGCTGACGATCACCGCGCTCGGCCGGGCGGCCGCCGCACCCGACGACACCGACTTCGCCGCGACGTTTCGCGTGCCCGGCCACGTCCACCTCCTCCGCGGTGCGCCCGACCTCCTCGCCGGCCGTCGCGGCCACACCGAACTCGCGCTCGCTCTCGCGGCGGCCGCCGACCGCGCGCCTGCGGCCGTGGTCTGTGAGATGCTCGACGATGCGGGTGGCGCGCTCGCGCCGACGGATGCGCAGACGTACGCCGAGGAGCACGACCTTGTCTACGTCGAGGGGAGTGCGCTCGTCGATCGCCTCGGGTAG
- a CDS encoding DUF120 domain-containing protein, which translates to MSTATERAVGNDELATLKLLALRGALDGEIKVSCANLAADLDASNQTASRRLQRLDDADFLTRETVNDGQWVAITPAGERDLREAYAAYRRIFEEGLTVELAGSVTGGMGEGRHYITLPGYAEQFEERLGYEPYPGTLNVDLTDESIRSRTALAGIDPIGIDGWEDDDRTYGPAVCYPATVETADENYDRAHVIAPERTHHDEDQLEVIAPDKLREALELDDGDRVTVRIEGEA; encoded by the coding sequence ATGTCGACGGCAACCGAGCGCGCGGTCGGGAACGACGAGCTCGCCACGCTGAAGCTGCTGGCGCTTCGCGGCGCGCTCGACGGCGAGATCAAGGTCTCGTGTGCGAACCTCGCGGCCGACCTCGACGCCTCGAACCAGACCGCCTCGCGCCGGCTCCAGCGTCTCGACGACGCCGACTTCCTCACGCGCGAGACCGTGAACGACGGCCAGTGGGTCGCGATCACGCCGGCGGGCGAACGCGATCTCCGCGAGGCGTACGCCGCCTACCGACGCATCTTCGAGGAGGGGCTCACGGTCGAACTCGCAGGGAGCGTCACCGGCGGGATGGGCGAGGGCCGCCACTACATCACGCTGCCCGGCTACGCCGAACAGTTCGAAGAGCGGCTGGGCTACGAGCCGTATCCCGGCACGTTGAACGTCGACCTCACCGACGAGAGCATCCGGTCGCGCACGGCGCTCGCCGGGATCGATCCGATCGGCATCGATGGCTGGGAGGACGACGACCGCACCTACGGCCCCGCCGTCTGCTATCCTGCGACCGTCGAGACAGCGGACGAGAACTACGACCGTGCCCACGTCATCGCGCCCGAGCGCACCCACCACGACGAGGACCAGCTCGAAGTGATCGCCCCCGACAAGCTCCGTGAGGCGCTCGAGCTCGACGATGGGGATCGCGTGACCGTCCGAATCGAGGGTGAAGCGTGA